A part of Capsicum annuum cultivar UCD-10X-F1 chromosome 6, UCD10Xv1.1, whole genome shotgun sequence genomic DNA contains:
- the LOC107873298 gene encoding uncharacterized protein LOC107873298 produces the protein MEALNQRSLERVVSQRALQIGSSFPCRICVIGFLCGVCLTSLLLAALTSFGAFEFGALSISPAISSSTSPTSGECNVKQKNLERWFISQEKLTVGGDERVLLLYSSWGNLVTQSANEDTHLGKSNLPKAPHLEDCKLSAETNQRLDNRVQNDSFPPWTIWKGQLNNIPWTAEDEQLRYYRHQIVSEGTYPPWIKGSDEENYPLTRKVQRDMWLHQHPLNCGDGNVKFLIADWERLPGLGIGAQIAGMSGLLAIAINEKRVLVTSYYNRADHNGCKGSSRSSWSCYFFPETSLECRDRAFKLMKQKEAWEKGIITIKENYTSKEIWSGRTPRSWGEPWSYLQPTTDINGSLIAYHRKMDRRWWRAQAVRYLMRFHTEYTCNLLNQERHAAFGWEAARMVLESQHTDFSEGVEKVAEHDIENFVWSSHKPWSPRPILSMHVRMGDKACEMKVVGFKEYMHLAERIRKHFPDLKNIWLSTEMQEVVDQSRLYPNWMFYYTNVTRQMGNMTMATYEASLGREMSTNYPLVNFLMATEADFFIGALGSTWCFLIDGMRNTGGKVMSGYLSVNKDRFW, from the exons ATGGAAGCTTTGAATCAGAGGTCTCTGGAAAGAGTTGTCTCACAAAGAGCTCTGCAAATAGGAAGTTCATTTCCGTGCCGGATTTGTGTGATTGGCTTTCTGTGTGGTGTTTGCCTCACCTCTTTACTTCTTGCTGCTCTTACTTCATTTGGTGCCTTTGAGTTTGGTGCCCTTTCAATTTCACCTGcaatttcttcttcaacaagccCAACAA GTGGAGAATGCAATGTTAAACAAAAGAATTTAGAAAGGTGGTTCATTTCCCAAGAAAAGTTAACAGTGGGAGGAGATGAGAGGGTGTTATTACTTTACTCATCTTGGGGTAATTTAGTGACTCAATCAGCAAATGAAGACACTCATCTTGGTAAATCCAACTTACCAAAAGCACCTCACTTGGAGGACTGCAAGCTGAGTGCAGAAACAAATCAACGTCTTGATAACCGAGTCCAAAATGACAGCTTCCCTCCATGGACAATATGGAAGGGACAGTTAAATAACATCCCGTGGACAGCTGAAGATGAGCAGCTGCGGTATTATAGACATCAAATAGTATCTGAAGGAACTTATCCTCCCTGG ATCAAGGGCTCAGATGAAGAGAACTACCCCTTAACGAGGAAGGTGCAACGTGACATGTGGCTCCATCAGCATCCTTTGAACTGTGGTGATGGAAATGTGAAGTTTCTGATAGCTGACTGGGAGAGACTACCTGGGCTTGGTATTGGTGCCCAGATAGCTGGAATGAGTGGTCTTCTTGCAATAGCAATCAATGAGAAAAGGGTTCTTGTTACAAGCTATTATAACCGTGCTGACCACAATGGGTGTAAAG GTTCATCACGCTCTAGCTGGTCTTGCTATTTCTTTCCGGAAACATCTCTGGAATGCAGAGATCGTGCTTTTAAGCTCATGAAACAAAAAGAAGCATGGGAAAAAGGAATTATAACGATAAAAGAAAACTATACTTCTAAGGAGATATGGTCTGGACGCACTCCAAG GTCATGGGGAGAACCTTGGAGTTATTTGCAGCCAACAACAGATATAAATGGAAGTCTAATTGCGTATCATCGCAAAATGGATAGGAGGTGGTGGCGTGCTCAG GCAGTGCGCTATCTAATGCGGTTTCATACCGAGTACACATGCAACCTTCTAAACCAGGAACGACATGCAGCATTTGGCTGGGAAGCAGCGAGAATGGTTCTTGAAAGTCAACATACAGATTTTTCCGAG GGAGTAGAGAAGGTGGCCGAACATGACATTGAAAATTTTGTATGGTCAAGTCATAAACCTTGGAGTCCTAGGCCAATACTGAGCATGCATGTCCGAATGGGTGACAAGGCATGTGAGATGAAGGTTGTAGGATTCAAAGAATACATGCATCTTGCTGAGCGCATAAGAAAGCACTTCCCTGATCTTAAGAACATCTGGCTTTCAACGGAAATGCAG GAAGTTGTAGATCAATCAAGACTGTACCCCAATTGGATGTTTTACTACACAAATGTGACGCGCCAAATGGGTAACATGACAATGGCAACTTATGAAGCTAGTCTTGGCAGGGAGATGAGCACGAATTATCCTCTTGTTAATTTTTTGATGGCAACTGAAGCCGATTTCTTCATTGGAGCTTTGGGCTCCACTTGGTGTTTCCTCATAGACGGTATGAGGAATACTGGAGGGAAAGTCATGTCTGGATACTTGAGTGTTAACAAGGATCGATTTTGGTAG